The proteins below come from a single Necator americanus strain Aroian chromosome V, whole genome shotgun sequence genomic window:
- a CDS encoding hypothetical protein (NECATOR_CHRV.G20741.T1), which produces MGKESHTLKKGAVVQHFAKAHYLKGQLQGSKESLATTIRFVTLSCRKLSSELHQTALSGLLRYPSVPFAALQEARMGDRLDISIENYEQVVIVGIDANAKMGLEQQPNVQEEWYYPPERTWNNDHRLVDLCEQTGLILAITFNRDHRRHQLT; this is translated from the exons ATGGGGAAAGAATCCCATACATtgaaaaaaggtgctgtcgtccagcacttTGCCAAAGCCCAttacctgaaaggtcaactgcaaGGGAGCAAGGAGTCTTTGGCAACAACGATTCGCTTCGTCACGCTGAGTTGCCGAAaactgtcgagtgaactccaccAAACCGCCCTGTCTGGGCTTCTGCGATATCCCTCTGTACCGTTTGCTGCACTCCAGGAGGCACGCATGGGAGATCGGCTCgacatcagcatcgaaaattacgaG CAGGTGgttattgtcggaatcgacgcaaatgccaagatgggactcgaacaacaaCCCAATGTGCAAGAAGAATGGTATTATCCACCGGAGCGCACGTGGAACAACGATCACCGTCTCGttgacttatgtgaacagactGGCCTCATCCTCGCTATCACGTTTAATAGggatcatcgacgccatcagctcacgtga
- a CDS encoding hypothetical protein (NECATOR_CHRV.G20741.T2) produces MGKESHTLKKGAVVQHFAKAHYLKGQLQGSKESLATTIRFVTLSCRKLSSELHQTALSGLLRYPSVPFAALQEARMGDRLDISIENYEKSKIPSQQVVIVGIDANAKMGLEQQPNVQEEWYYPPERTWNNDHRLVDLCEQTGLILAITFNRDHRRHQLT; encoded by the exons ATGGGGAAAGAATCCCATACATtgaaaaaaggtgctgtcgtccagcacttTGCCAAAGCCCAttacctgaaaggtcaactgcaaGGGAGCAAGGAGTCTTTGGCAACAACGATTCGCTTCGTCACGCTGAGTTGCCGAAaactgtcgagtgaactccaccAAACCGCCCTGTCTGGGCTTCTGCGATATCCCTCTGTACCGTTTGCTGCACTCCAGGAGGCACGCATGGGAGATCGGCTCgacatcagcatcgaaaattacgaG AAGTCTAAAATACCTAGCCAGCAGGTGgttattgtcggaatcgacgcaaatgccaagatgggactcgaacaacaaCCCAATGTGCAAGAAGAATGGTATTATCCACCGGAGCGCACGTGGAACAACGATCACCGTCTCGttgacttatgtgaacagactGGCCTCATCCTCGCTATCACGTTTAATAGggatcatcgacgccatcagctcacgtga
- a CDS encoding hypothetical protein (NECATOR_CHRV.G20739.T1) has protein sequence MSLEQIFILLLVLTVTGSAWKNDPKKIVPCKKMKCPEGTKCELGKKICPYGQPCSINPTQCVPNEPEPGCGGEEGSGGLGEEVVNCPINMSSAKCGPACPQDCSKEPTCLAITCTDKPKCFCNPGYVLLNRNDPSLGCVLQEECPCAPPMM, from the exons ATGTCACTCgagcaaatttttattctgctACTTg TGCTCACGGTCACAGGTTCTGCTTGGAAAAATGAcccgaaaaaaattgtaccatgcaaaaaaatgaaatgccCCGAGGGAACTAAATGTGAACTTGGAAAAAAGATATGCCCCTATGGGCAACCATGTTCCATCAATCCCACCCAATGCGTGCCGAATG AACCCGAACCTGGATGCGGTGGCGAAGAAGGTTCTGGTGGATTAGGCGAGGAAGTCG TTAACTGCCCTATAAATATGTCCAGCGCCAAATGTGGACCGGCATGTCCCCAAGACTGTAGCAAA GAACCTACGTGTTTGGCCATCACGTGCACCGATAAACCAAAATGTTTCTGCAATCCTGGATATGTTCTCTTGAACAGAAATGATCCAAGCCTTGGATGTGTTCTACAAGAAGAGTGCCCCTGTGCTCCACCGATGATGTAG
- a CDS encoding hypothetical protein (NECATOR_CHRV.G20740.T1): MREKRHGAVAAFLQSKLYVCGGVLDKDTSYQEISSSVEVYDPNTNLWEYGVSMRTSRHLAAVAVLDGYIYVMGGRNQSCVFSSVERFCIGMRNWERVPDMHDGRYNFGGTTINGKIYVFGGGCPDGFYSLHSGSVECFDPHSMSWTILSQMLLPLANPGAVSNNKHIYVMGGGTKLIHVYDADRNKWELGPEIPVGCNGAVLAAVWIGASDRRSVDSLDNHTRSE; the protein is encoded by the exons ATGAGAGAGAAACGCCATGGGGCCGTTGCAGCATTTTTGCAAAGCAAATTGTACGTTTGTGGCGGAGTGCTTGATAAGGACACATCTTATCAGGAGATTTCCTCCTCTGTAGAA GTATATGATCCCAACACCAATTTGTGGGAATACGGGGTTAGCATGAGAACAAGCCGACATCTCGCAGCTGTTGCTGTTTTAGACGGATACATCTATG TGATGGGTGGCAGAAATCAGTCTTGTGTCTTTTCTTCCGTCGAGAGGTTCTGTATCGGAATGCGTAATTGGGAGCGTGTGCCTGACATGCATGATGGGCGCTACAACTTTGGTGGAACGACAATTAACGGGAAGATCTACGTTTTTGGAGG GGGGTGTCCTGATGGCTTTTATTCTCTTCATTCTGGCAGTGTCGAGTGTTTTGATCCTCACAGTATGAGTTGGACTATCCTAAGTCAAATGCTTCTGCCGCTAGCAAACCCAGGAGCCGTATCAAACAATAAGCACATCTATGTCATGGGAGG GGGAACTAAATTAATTCATGTGTATGACGCGGATAGAAATAAATGGGAGTTGGGTCCTGAGATACCCGTGGGCTGCAATGGGGCTGTTCTCGCAGCTGTATGGATCGGCGCAAGTGATCGCCGTAGTGTTGATAGTCTCGACAACCATACGAGGTCTGAGTGA